Proteins from a single region of Nerophis ophidion isolate RoL-2023_Sa linkage group LG10, RoL_Noph_v1.0, whole genome shotgun sequence:
- the dysf gene encoding dysferlin isoform X1 — MLRVFILCAQHLQTPDDDVSDAYCTVTHEGSKKKTKVIKNNANPVWNEGFEWDLKGVPLDSGAELHCVVKDHEKMGRNRFLGESRLCVRDMLSSPNMAASFTVSLLDTKRNNTGGTLTLQVSYIPPPGSTHVFQSPCLPEVLPHNNPNVELDTVTMISLDTLGEEDTESMIMLEVPEDQGADDGRSMVVVGPQGPQGQESPAAQTPKRSPPSYNTHGRFKKRRKGANSQAKPLSNKSQDIQVRVRVIEARQLPGINVKPVVNVTVAGQSRRTRIRKGNNPVFDETFFLNFFETPSDLFDEAIIIMVCDSRSLRTDAMIGQFKLDVGAVYNEHRHCYLRKWLLLCDPDDLSAGVRGYLKVSLLVLAAGDEPPADKRDCVEEKDDIEGNLLRPAGLSLRGASFTLRVFRAEDLPQMDDAFMDGVKQIFGFDSNRKNLVDPLVEIHFAGKTVCTKVLEKNANPQWHQSLTMPIRFPSMCEKMRIRILDWDRASHNDVIGTTHLCMSKISAPGGELEDDLTPRNVQSGMDDTLGFLPTFGPCFVNLYGSPREFSTFNDPHEALNLGKGEGVAYRGRVLLELTTKLVDKPEPKTEDIVSDNLLVAEKFLRKRKYCLFVAFYSATLLQDVDDAIQFEVSIGNYGNKFDYSCLPLASTTQFSRAVFDGCQYYYLPWGNVKPVVVLSSAWEDIAPRIEALNMLLAILHRLEANLQRVELEVKAGSDMDVLEERVMEMLDQVITDCSQELPSLQDWPCATPLDRSLRHVRTLHLQQILAAALAFKHGPATELSAVMEQAEDWSSRLRNLAEEPQNSLPDIVIWMLQGERRVAYHRIPAHSVLFSERHRGKHCGQLQTVFLKYPQGSSAEAKLPGQLRIKVWFGLAADNKHFNQCTEGKLSVFTETYENQTRLALVGSWGTAGLTCPKFSDVTGRVKLPKESFKPSPGWTWAGDWYISPERTLLFDVDAGHMTFTEEVFENQMRLPGGQWIGMPEGYTDVNGEKAVPKDEVECPPGWVWEEPEWSEDLNRGVDDQGWEYGNTIPPDRRPKSWVPAEKMYHTNRRRRWIRLRRRDQKKMEALRKQHPDEAEREGWEYASLFGWKFHLKPRKTDSFRRRRWRYRMEPLEKTGPAAIFALECSLSSIEDKHDDKFVTTTFGVNRPTISCFFEHGTRYHLRCYLYQARQLLAMDKDSFSDPYAIVSFLHQSQKTVTVRNTLNPTWDQTLIFYEVEIFGDPEATMASPPHVVVELYDQDTYGADEFMGRCVCLPSLTRSPGLAWFPVHLGNKDAGELLAAFELIRREKAAVYHIPGQEADVLTSNHVLNELMFPAFLNENLQQWPDESDLPCLPPQREPNVFMLPQGIKPVLQRTAIEVLAWGVRNLKSFQLASVTSPSLQVECGGTTVQSCVIRNLKKKANFDVNTLFIDVRLPVVELYMPPIVIKVIDNRQFGRKPIVGQCTIRSLERYRCCPEDEDGGRAEADENQGQIPHVVSGDAFITVDDEEPLISHQLADGATSAIINLSASSCSFHEEEFIDWWSKFYASTGETRKCGMYLERGLDTLQVYDRELEKVEAFEGLSDFCQTFKLQRGKTQEEGQDPSVVGEFKGMFKIYPLPEDPSAPLPSRQFRKLPPNGVEECLVRVYVIQAQGLQPKDANGMCDPYVRISLGKKTINDHENYIPCTLEPVFGKMFELSCSLPQTKDLRVMLYDHDVLTKDEKIGETVIDLENRFLSKFGAGCGLPMSYSLSGVNQWRDQLTPRQLLSRVCERRNLRKPVYRKDTVHFRGVQYSAVDLEDGHMSRHHLGPVEERLSLHILREMALVPEHVENRALYSPLQPDIEQGRLLMWVDLFPKSLGPPGPPFNITPRKAKTFLLRCIIWNTSDVILDDVSVTGEKMSDIYVKGWLDGHEYNKQKTDVHYRSLDGEAIFNYRFVFPFLYLPAEQLSVVDRKEHFWSLDKAETKLAPKLTIQVWDNDKFSFDDYLGHLVMDLNYMMRPAKSAEKCDLGLLEQPSQQLVSLFEQKTVKGWWPCSREQDGRRILAGKVEMSLEIVTEQEHEERPAGLGRDEPNMNPHLEEPLRPETSFLWFSSPYKTLRFILWRRFKCFIVLFIILFLIFLFLGVFLYSFPNYAAMRMVGPFGPARSAE; from the exons atgttgCGTGTGTTCATTCTGTGTGCACAGCACCTGCAAACACCAGATGATGATGTCAGCGACGCCTACTGCACGGTCACCCATGAAG GCTCTAAGAAGAAGACCAAGGTCATCAAAAATAATGCCAATCCTGTTTGGAATGAG GGGTTCGAATGGGACTTGAAGGGGGTCCCTTTGGACTCGGGGGCTGAGCTGCACTGTGTGGTCAAGGACCACGAGAAAATGGGGAGGAACAG GTTTCTCGGTGAAAGTCGACTTTGTGTCAGAGACATGCTAAGCTCTCCCAACATGGCGGCCTCCTTTACCGTCTCTCTGCTTGACACCAAGAGGAACAACACAGGG GGAACACTCACCTTGCAGGTGTCCTACATCCCTCCTCCAGGGTCAACTCATGTCTTCCAGTCTCCGTGCCTGCCTGAGGTCCTGCCGCACAACAACCCCAATGTGGAGCTAGACACTGTCACAA TGATCTCCCTGGACACTCTGGGCGAGGAAGACACAGAGAGCATGATCATGCTCGAGGTCCCTGAGGACCAAGGTGCGGATGACGGACGCTCCATGGTGGTGGTCGGCCCCCAAGGACCTCAAGGGCAGGAGTCACCTGCTGCCCAGACCCCAAAACGTTCTCCGCCATCCTACAACACTCATGGAAGGTTCAAGAAGAGGAGGAAGGGAGCCAACAGTCAGGCCAAACCTCTTTCCAACAAGTCTCAGGACATTCAG GTTCGTGTGCGAGTCATTGAGGCTCGACAGCTGCCGGGCATCAACGTCAAACCTGTTGTCAATGTGACGGTGGCTGGACAGAGCAGGAGAACACGTATTCGCAAGGGCAACAACCCAGTCTTTGATGAG ACTTTTTTCCTGAACTTCTTCGAGACGCCATCTGACTTGTTTGACGAAGCCATCATCATTATG GTGTGCGACTCGCGCTCCCTTAGGACAGACGCCATGATCGGACAGTTTAAG CTTGATGTGGGCGCTGTCTACAATGAGCACC GACACTGCTACTTAAGAAAATGGCTGCTTCTCTGTGACCCTGACGACCTGTCTGCTGGGGTTAGAGGTTACCTGAAGGTCAGCCTCTTGGTGCTGGCCGCCGGAGACGAGCCACCG GCGGACAAGCGTGATTGTGTGGAGGAGAAGGACGACATTGAAGGAAACCTGCTGCGACCAGCTGGTCTGTCCCTCAGAGGAGCGTCTTTTACCTTGAGAGTTTTCAGAGCTGAGGACCTTCCTCAGA TGGACGATGCCTTCATGGACGGCGTGAAGCAGATTTTTGGCTTTGACAGTAATAGGAAGAACTTGGTGGATCCCTTAGTAGAGATCCACTTTGCTGGCAAAACA GTCTGCACCAAAGTTCTGGAGAAGAATGCCAATCCACAATGGCACCAGAGTCTCACAATGCCAATCAGG TTTCCGTCGATGTGTGAGAAGATGAGGATCAGAATTCTTGACTG GGACCGAGCCAGTCACAACGATGTAATCGGCACAACTCACCTTTGTATGTCCAAGATCTCAGCCCCTGGAGGAGAGCTAGAGG ATGACTTGACTCCCCGCAACGTCCAATCTGGCA TGGATGACACTCTTGGGTTCCTGCCCACATTCGGTCCGTGTTTTGTCAACTTGTACGGAAGTCCCAGAGAGTTTAGCACGTTCAATGACCCACATGAAGCCCTCAACCTGGGAAAA GGGGAGGGCGTGGCTTACAGAGGTCGTGTTTTACTGGAACTGACTACAAAGCTGGTGGACAAGCCGGAGCCTAAAACGGAAGACATCGTGTCAGATAATCTGCTGGTGGCTGAG AAGTTCCTCAGGAAGAGAAAATATTGTCTCTTTGTGGCGTTCTACTCGGCGACGCTCCTCCAAGATGTTGACGACGCCATCCAGTTTGAGGTCAGCATTGGAAACTACGGCAATAAATTTGACTACAGCTGCCTCCCTCTGGCCTCAACAACGCAGTTCAGCAGGGCCGTGTTTGACG GTTGTCAATACTATTACCTCCCATGGGGAAATGTGAAGCCGGTGGTGGTACTGTCTTCGGCGTGGGAAGACATCGCTCCACGGATTGAGGCTCTCAATATGCTGCTGGCTATCCTCCACAGACTT GAGGCCAATCTGCAGCGGGTGGAGCTAGAAGTAAAAGCAGGAAGCGACATGGACGTGCTGGAGGAGAGGGTAATGGAGATGTTAGATCAGGTGATCACAGACTGCAG TCAGGAGCTACCGTCTCTCCAGGACTGGCCGTGTGCCACCCCTTTGGACCGCTCACTCCGACACGTTCGCACTCTGCACCTGCAGCAAATCCTGGCGGCGGCACTGGCCTTCAAACACGGGCCAGCCACAGAGCTTTCAGCCGTCATGGAGCAGGCGGAGGACTGGAGCAGCCGACTGAGGAACTTAGCTGAGGAG CCTCAGAACAGTCTCCCTGACATCGTGATATGGATGCTGCAGGGCGAGCGAAGAGTGGCGTACCATCGCATCCCGGCACACAGCGTCCTCTTCTCTGAACGCCACCGTGGCAAACACTGTGGACAGTTGCAGACTGTCTTTCTCAAA TATCCACAAGGAAGCTCCGCTGAGGCCAAGCTTCCCGGTCAGCTCAGGATCAAAGTGTGGTTCGGACTGGCTGCAGATAACAAACACTTCAACCAGTGCACTGAAGGGAAACTGTCTGTGTTTACAGAAACG TATGAGAACCAGACCCGCCTTGCTCTTGTGGGCAGCTGGGGAACTGCAGGTCTCACCTGCCCTAAGTTCAGCGACGTGACGGGAAGGGTAAAACTGCCCAAGGAGAGTTTCAAACCCTCTCCTGGCTGGACCTGGGCCGGAGACTGGTACATCAGCCCTGAGAGGAC ACTGTTGTTTGATGTGGACGCCGGTCACATGACATTCACAGAGGAAGTTTTCGAAAACCAGATGAGGTTACCTGGTGGCCAATGGATTGGCATGCCTGAAGGATACACTGATGTG AATGGCGAAAAGGCAGTGCCAAAAGACGAAGTGGAGTGCCCCCCGGGCTGGGTGTGGGAGGAGCCTGAGTGGAGTGAAGATCTCAACAGGGGCGTAGATGATCAAG GCTGGGAGTACGGCAACACCATCCCACCAGACCGCCGGCCCAAGTCATGGGTCCCTGCAGAGAAGATGTATCACACCAACAGAAGGAGGCGATGGATACGCTTGAGAAGGCGCGACCAGAAAAAGATGGAGGCTCTCAGAAAG CAACATCCAGATGAGGCTGAGAGGGAGGGCTGGGAGTACGCTTCACTGTTCGGCTGGAAGTTCCACCTGAAGCCGAGGAAGACGGACAGCTTCCGCCGGCGCAGGTGGCGGTACCGCATGGAACCCCTAGAGAAGACAGGACCAGCGGCCATCTTTGCACTGGAGTGCTCATTG AGCAGCATAGAAGACAAACATGACGACAAGTTCGTCACCACCACGTTTGGCGTCAACAGACCTACAATTTCCTGTTTCTTTGAGC ATGGGACCCGCTACCACCTGCGCTGCTATTTGTACCAAGCTAGACAACTGCTGGCTATGGACAAGGACAGTTTCTCTG ACCCCTATGCCATCGTGTCTTTCCTCCATCAGTCCCAGAAAACGGTGACGGTGCGTAACACCCTTAACCCCACCTGGGACCAGACGCTCATCTTCTACGAGGTGGAGATTTTTGGCGACCCCGAGGCCACGATGGCTAGCCCCCCTCATGTGGTGGTGGAACTTTATGACCAGGACACATAC GGGGCAGATGAGTTCATGGGTCGCTGTGTGTGCTTGCCTTCACTGACCCGCTCGCCCGGCCTGGCCTGGTTCCCCGTTCACCTAGGAAACAAGGACGCTGGTGAACTTTTGGCAGCGTTTGAACTCATACGCAGAGAGAAG GCTGCAGTTTACCACATTCCAGGTCAAGAA GCTGACGTTTTGACCTCCAACCATGTTCTGAATGAG TTGATGTTCCCAGCATTTCTCAATGAAAACCTGCAGCAATGG CCAGACGAATCAGATCTTCCGTGCCTACCCCCTCAGAGGGAGCCGAATGTCTTCATGCTGCCTCAGGGGATCAAACCTGTCCTGCAAAGAACCGCCATTGAG GTGTTGGCGTGGGGAGTTCGCAACCTGAAGAGCTTCCAGTTGGCCAGCGTCACCTCGCCAAGCCTGCAGGTGGAATGTGGCGGCACTACGGTCCAAAGCTGCGTCATCAGAAACTTGAAAAAGAAAGCAAACTTTGATGTCAACACACTCTTCATCGACGTG AGACTCCCCGTGGTGGAGCTCTACATGCCCCCAATCGTCATCAAAGTCATTGACAACCGTCAGTTTGGCCGGAAGCCCATTGTCGGCCAGTGCACCATCCGCTCCCTGGAGAGGTACCGATGCTGCCCAGAGGATGAGGATGGGGGCCGGGCAGAGGCAGATGAAAACCAAG GTCAGATCCCCCATGTGGTCAGTGGCGATGCCTTCATCACTGTTGACGATGAAGAGCCGCTCATCTCACATCAG CTTGCAGATGGAGCCACTTCCGCTATCATTAACCTCTCCGCCTCTAGCTGCAGCTTCCAT GAAGAAGAATTCATAGACTGGTGGAGCAAATTCTACGCATCCACTGGAGAAACAAGGAAGTGTGGGATGTACCTGGAACGAGGCTTGGACACTCTGCAG GTGTACGACAGAGAGTTGGAGAAAGTGGAGGCTTTTGAGGGTCTTTCAGATTTCTGTCAAACCTTCAAGCTGCAGCGAGGAAAGACGCAGGAGGAAGGACAAGATCCATCAGTGGTGGGAGAGTTTAAG GGTATGTTTAAGATCTATCCCCTGCCGGAGGACCCCTCGGCGCCTTTACCCTCAAGACAATTCAGGAAGCTTCCTCCTAACGGTGTGGAGGAGTGTTTGGTCCGCGTCTATGTCATCCAGGCTCAAGGACTGCAGCCCAAAGATGCCAATGGAATG tGTGACCCTTATGTGAGGATCTCACTGGGGAAGAAGACCATCAACGACCATGAAAATTACATCCCCTGCACACTGGAGCCTGTCTTTGGAAA GATGTTCGAGTTGAGCTGTTCCCTTCCCCAAACTAAGGACCTGCGGGTAATGCTGTACGATCACGATGTTCTCACCAAGGACGAAAAGATTGGTGAGACGGTGATTGACCTGGAGAACCGCTTCCTGTCCAAATTTGGAGCCGGTTGCGGGCTGCCCATGTCTTACTCCCT CTCGGGCGTCAACCAGTGGCGAGACCAGCTCACTCCCAGGCAGCTGCTGTCCAGAGTGTGTGAGCGGCGGAACCTGCGCAAGCCCGTCTATCGCAAAGACACGGTCCATTTCAGAGGGGTGCAGTACAGTGCTGTCGACCTCG AGGATGGTCACATGTCCAGACACCACTTGGGCCCGGTTGAGGAGCGTTTGTCGCTCCACATCCTAAGAGAAATGGCTCTGGTTCCGGAACACGTGGAGAACCGAGCGCTGTACAGCCCGCTGCAGCCTGACATAGAGCAG GGACGTCTATTGATGTGGGTGGACCTGTTCCCCAAGTCTTTGGGACCACCCGGACCCCCCTTCAACATCACACCGCGCAAAGCAAAGAC GTTTTTACTGCGTTGCATTATCTGGAACACCAGTGATGTCATTTTGGATGATGTCAGCGTCACTGGGGAGAAGATGAGTGACATATACGTGAAAGG ATGGCTGGATGGACACGAATACAACAAGCAGAAGACAGACGTCCACTACCGTTCGCTGGACGGAGAAGCAATCTTTAACTACAGATTTGTCTTTCCTTTCCTCTACCTACCCGCGGAGCAGCTAAGTGTGGTTGACAGGAAG GAACATTTCTGGAGTTTGGACAAAGCCGAAACTAAACTGGCTCCGAAACTGACCATCCAGGTGTGGGACAATGACAAGTTCTCCTTCGACGACTACTTGG GTCACCTGGTGATGGACCTCAATTACATGATGCGTCCAGCCAAGTCGGCGGAGAAGTGCGACTTGGGTCTGCTGGAGCAGCCAAGCCAGCAGCTGGTGTCTCTGTTTGAGCAGAAGACCGTTAAAGGATGGTGGCCTTGCAGCCGCGAGCAAGACGGACGCAGAATACTAGCT GGCAAGGTGGAGATGTCTCTGGAGATTGTGACGGAACAAGAACATGAGGAGAGACCAGCAGGTTTGGGTCGAGACGAGCCCAACATGAATCCTCACTTGGAAGAACCTCT GCGTCCGGAGACCTCTTTCCTGTGGTTTTCGTCCCCCTACAAGACGCTCAGGTTCATCTTGTGGAGACGCTTCAAGTGCTTCATCGTGCTGTTTATTATCCTCTTCCTCATCTTCCTCTTCCTTGGGGTCTTCCTCTACTCCTTCCCG AACTATGCTGCCATGAGGATGGTGGGCCCGTTTGGACCGGCACGGTCC